ACCAGCGTCCCCGTCGTTCGTTGGCATCGGATCAACGATTGGATCCTAGTGACCGGTTCCCGGCCAAAACAGGCTTTTGACCGGGCGTCGCCAGGAGATCGGCTCAGAGTGCTTCGAGCGCCTTGACGTAGTCGTTCAGGTCCCGGGCGTCCGGGAGGCCGTTGACGACGCTCCAGCGGACGACGCCCGCCTTGTCGATGACGAAGGTGCCGCGCACCGCGCAGCCCTTGTCCTCGTCGAAGACGCCGTACGCCCGCGAGGTCTCCCCGTGCGGCCAGAAGTCGGACAGCAGCGGGTACTCAAGACCCTCCTGCTCGGCGAAGACGCGCAGGGTGTGGATGGAGTCGTTGGAGACGGCGAGGAGCTGGGTGCCCTCGTTCTCGAAGCGGGGCAGCTCGTCGCGGAGCGCGCAGAGCTCGCCGGTGCAGACGCCGGTGAAGGCGAACGGGTAGAACACCAGCACCACGTTCTTCTCACCGCGGAACTCCGACAGCCGCACGGTCCTGCCGTGGTTGTCCTTGAGCTGGAAGTCCGGGGCCTGGCTGCCGACCTCGATCGCCATGGAACACGTGTCCTTTCGCCGCTTCTCCGCTTCCCGGGCCGGGTCCGTCCGGGTGACTCCCACCCTACGCAGACCGGCTGCGGCCGGACGAAGGCCCTCACGGGTGCGGATGCGCCCGTGAGGGCCTCGGGGTGGTGCGAAGAGCGGTTCAGCGCTTGGCCTTGGCCCCCTTGGGGGTGGCCAGACGGCTGCCCGTCCAGTCCTTGCCCGCGCTGATGCTCTTGGTCTGGGCGAGCCCGGCCGTCTGGGCGGCCTCATTGATGTCGCTCGGTTCGACGTATCCGTCACGGCCGGTCTTCGGCGTCATCAGCCAGACCATCCCGCCGTCCTCGATCAGACCGATGGCATCCACCAGCGCGTCCGTAAGGTCGCCGTCCTCGTCGCGGAACCAGAGGAGGACGACGTCTGCGACGTCGTCGTACTCCTCGTCGACGAGTTCCTGGCCGGTAGTGGCCTCAATGCCCTCACGGAGCTCCAGCTCGACGTCGTCGTCGTAGCCGATCTCCTGGACCACCTGTCCGGGCTCGAACCCCAGGCGTGCTGCCGGGTTGGTCCGCTCCTCCGCGTGGTCCGCGGTCGCGCTCACGGGATGCCTCCTGATCATGTCTTCGGAAAATGCTGCAGCCACGCGCGTGCGCGGGGCGTAGGCCGTAGTCCACACGGGCCCGGCGAATCGCGCAAGTACCCAGCGTGCGAGACCGCCTATACGGTGACGTTCCCTGCCACGTCGCCGCAAGTTCCGGCATGCCTCTCCGGCGGCTTCCCGGGGCCTGCCCCAGGTCGCTCCATCCGTTTACGTCCTTCCTCAGCTTATGCGGTTTCGCTCCGCCAATAGGAGTCGAACAGCCTTTGGGAACACTTGGACGCCTTGGGCGTAAGGTTGCGGTTTGCCCGTACCCAGCCGCGTACCGCCCACACGCCTGCCCCGCGGACGAGTTTTCCGAACCGTGGGGTTACCCCTCGGTAGAGATGACGTTCGGGGCCTCGCGGTAGCACGATGGAGGCGGCGCGCACAGAGTTGACAGAGTTGACAGAGCTGTCTGGGGGCACGTTCCCCGCGAACAGCCCCGCAGAGCACCACCGAACAGCGAAGGAACAGTGTGGCTTCCGGATCCGATCGCAACCCGATCATCATTGGCGGCCTTCCGAGCCAGGTCCCGGATTTCGATCCCGAGGAGACCAAGGAGTGGCTCGACTCCCTCGACGCCGCCGTCGACGAGCGCGGCCGTGAGCGGGCCCGCTATCTGATGCTCCGGCTCATCGAGCGCGCGCGTGAGAAGCGTGTCGCCGTGCCGGAGATGCGCAGCACGGACTACGTGAACACGATCGCCACGAAGGACGAGCCGTTCTTCCCCGGCGACGAGGAGATCGAGCGCAAGGTCCTCAACGCGACCCGCTGGAACGCGGCCGTGATGGTCTCGCGGGCCCAGCGTCCCGGGATCGGCGTCGGCGGCCACATCGCCACCTTCGCCTCCTCCGCCTCGCTGTACGACGTGGGCTTCAACCACTTCTTCCGGGGCAAGGACCAGGGCGACGGCGGCGACCAGATCTTCTTCCAGGGACACGCGTCCCCGGGGATCTACGCCCGCGCGTTCCTGCTGGACCGGCTGAGCGAGGCGCAGCTCGACGCCTTCCGCCAGGAGAAGTCGAAGGCCCCGAACGGGCTGTCCAGCTACCCGCACCCGCGGCTGATGCCGGACTTCTGGGAGTTCCCGACCGTCTCGATGGGCCTCGGCCCGCTCGGCGCGATCTACCAGGCGCGGATGAACCGCTACATGGAGGCGCGCGGGATCGCCGACACCTCCAAGTCGCACGTCTGGGCCTACCTGGGCGACGGCGAGATGGACGAGCCGGAGTCGCTGGGCCAGCTCTCCATCGCGGCCCGTGAGGGCCTGGACAACCTCACCTTCGTCGTCAACTGCAACCTGCAGCGGCTCGACGGCCCGGTGCGCGGCAACGGCAAGATCATCCAGGAGCTGGAGTCGCAGTTCCGGGGCGCCGGCTGGAACGTCATCAAGCTGGTCTGGGACCGCTCCTGGGACCCGCTGCTGGCGCAGGACCGCACGGGCATCCTGGTCAACAAGCTGAACACCACGCCGGACGGACAGTTCCAGACGTACGCCACGGAGACCGGCGCGTACATCCGCGAGCACTTCTTCGGCGACGACCCGCGGCTGCGGGACATGGTCAAGGACATGACCGACCAGCAGATCCTGCACCTGGGGCGCGGCGGTCACGACCACCGCAAGGTGTACGCGGCCTACGCGGCGGCCAAGGCGCACAAGGGGCAGCCGACGGTCATCCTGGCGCAGACGGTCAAGGGCTGGACGCTGGGGCCGAACTTCGAGGGCCGCAACGCGACCCACCAGATGAAGAAGCTCACGGTCGAGGACCTCAAGCGCTTCCGGGACCGCCTGCACATCCCGATCACGGACAAGCAGCTGGACGAGGGCTACCCGCCGTACTACCACCCGGGCCGTGACTCGGAGGAGATCCAGTACATGCACGACCGCCGGCAGGGCCTGGGCGGTTACGTCCCGACCCGGGTGGTCCGTGCCAAGCCGCTGCCGCAGCCCGCGGACAAGACGTACGCGGCCGCGAAGAAGGGTTCGGGGTCGCAGTCGATCGCCACCACCATGGCGTTCGTCCGCATCCTGAAGGACCTCATGCGGGACAAGGAGATCGGCAAGCGGTTCGTGCTGATCGCCCCCGACGAGTACCGCACCTTCGGCATGGACGCGTTCTTCCCGAGTGCGAAGATCTACAACCCGCTCGGTCAGCAGTACGAGGCGGTCGACCGGGATCTGCTGCTCGCGTACAAGGAGTCGCCCACGGGTCAGATGCTGCACGACGGCATCTCCGAGGCGGGCTGCACGGCCTCGCTGATCGCGGCCGGTTCGGCGTACGCCACGCACGGCGAGCCGCTGATCCCGGTGTACGTCTTCTACTCGATGTTCGGGTTCCAGCGGACCGGCGACCAGTTCTGGCAGATGGCCGACCAGCTCTCGCGCGGCTTCGTGCTGGGCGCGACCGCCGGCCGCACCACGCTGACCGGTGAGGGCCTCCAGCACGCGGACGGCCACTCGCAGCTGCTCGCCTCGACCAACCCGGGCTGTGTCGCGTACGACCCGGCCTTCGGGTTCGAGATCGCGCACATCATGCAGGACGGGCTCCGCCGGATGTACGGCGAGGCGAACGAGGACGTCTTCTACTACCTCACCGTCTACAACGAGCCGATCCAGCACCCCGCCGAGCCCGAGAACGTGGACGTCGAGGGCATCCTCAAGGGCATCCACCGCTTCTCCACCGGCGAGAAGGGCGAGATCCCGGCCCAGATCATGGCGTCGGGTGTGGCGGTCCCCTGGGCCCTGGAGGCGCAGAGGATCCTCGCGGACGAGTGGAACGTCAAGGCGGACGTCTGGTCGGCGACCTCCTGGAACGAGCTGCGCCGCGACGCGGTGGACGTGGAGCGCCACAACCTCCTGCACCCGGAGGAGGAGCAGCGCGTCCCGTACGTGACCAAGAAGCTCGAAGGGGCCCAGGGCCCGTTCGTGGCGGTCTCGGACTGGATGCGTTCGGTGCCGGACCAGATCGCGCGCTGGGTGCCGGGCGCGTACCAGTCGCTGGGCGCGGACGGCTTCGGCTTCGCGGACACCCGGGGCGCGGCCCGCCGGTTCTTCCACATCGACGCGCAGTCGATCGTGCTGGCGGTGCTGACCGAGCTGGCCAAGGAGGGCAAGGTCGACCGGTCCGCGCTGAAGACGGCGCTCGACCGCTACGACCTCCTGGACGTGGCCGCGGCCGATCCGGGCGCGGCGGGCGGCGACGCGTAGCGCAGCAGCGGGGAAGCGGTTCCCGGGGGCGGTGACGCGCGAGCGCGTCACTGCCCCTTCGCGTGTTCCCCCTCGCGCGCGGGCTCAGTTCTCCCAGATCTTGAAGGCACGTACCTGGTACGGGGACCTGGGCGTCCAGGTGCCCCCGCCCGGGTACGTCTCGAACTCCCCCGTCTCCGCGCACTCGGCGGACTGGTAGGTGGTGACGGGCCGCCCGGTGCGGTTGGCGAGGGACTGGGCGTCGGCGCCCTTCGGCAGCGGGACGCAGCTCTCGATGTCGGTGTCGGAGAGCTCGAAGGTGTGGCGGGCCCCGGTGAATTCGGGCTTCTTCCAGAGGCAGAGCCTGCCGGCCTCACAGGTGCCGAGAGCGACGCCCGGGGACCGCTCGGGGGCCGCGGCCGCCCGGTCGTGGGCCAGGGCCTGGGGAACGAGCGCGGAGACGGCCAGGGCGGCCGCGAGAACGGCCGTACGCGTGAGGTTCGTGCGCATGATGGATCAACCCCCGTGGTTGGTCGGTGATGTGCTTCCGCCGTTCACTCTGAGTCACCGGACGAGAGGTGCGGAAGAGGGGCCGGGGCGCTCCACCCTGATAGGCGACAACCCCGCCGAAAGGATTCGGCGGGGCTGTGACCTGCGTTGTGTTGACGACCTGGGCCGTCGTGCGGGGTGCGTCAGATGTGACCGACCCCGGCACCCGCCTCGGCGTTCTCACCGCGCTTGGTGAGGGTGGCGACGAGGGCGGCGACGACCGCGACACAGCCCGCGACGGTGAAGGCAAGACCCATGCCGGACATGAAGGTGTCGTGGATGACCCCGCCGATGCGGTCGACGACGTCCGGCGTCATGCCGGGAGCCTCGGAGAGCGCCTCGGTCGGGACCATGCCGAACTCGGCGGCCTCCTCCAGCTTCGGGTCGGGTGCGCCGGGCAGGCCCGCGCCCGCCCAGTTGTCCGCGAACTCGGCGCTGACCTTGGAGGACATGACCGCGCCGAGGACGGCGGTGCCGAGCGCGCCGCCGACCTGCATGGCGGCCTGCTGGAGACCGCCGGCCACGCCGGACAGCTCCATGGGCGCGTTGCCGACGATGACCTCGGTGGCGCCGACCATGACCGGGGCGAGCCCGCAGCCGAGCAGGGCGAACCAGAGGGACATCGCGAAGGTGCCGGTGGACTCGCTGAGCGTGGTCATGCCGAACA
This sequence is a window from Streptomyces parvus. Protein-coding genes within it:
- a CDS encoding DUF3052 domain-containing protein, translating into MSATADHAEERTNPAARLGFEPGQVVQEIGYDDDVELELREGIEATTGQELVDEEYDDVADVVLLWFRDEDGDLTDALVDAIGLIEDGGMVWLMTPKTGRDGYVEPSDINEAAQTAGLAQTKSISAGKDWTGSRLATPKGAKAKR
- a CDS encoding peptidase inhibitor family I36 protein, whose protein sequence is MRTNLTRTAVLAAALAVSALVPQALAHDRAAAAPERSPGVALGTCEAGRLCLWKKPEFTGARHTFELSDTDIESCVPLPKGADAQSLANRTGRPVTTYQSAECAETGEFETYPGGGTWTPRSPYQVRAFKIWEN
- the aceE gene encoding pyruvate dehydrogenase (acetyl-transferring), homodimeric type → MASGSDRNPIIIGGLPSQVPDFDPEETKEWLDSLDAAVDERGRERARYLMLRLIERAREKRVAVPEMRSTDYVNTIATKDEPFFPGDEEIERKVLNATRWNAAVMVSRAQRPGIGVGGHIATFASSASLYDVGFNHFFRGKDQGDGGDQIFFQGHASPGIYARAFLLDRLSEAQLDAFRQEKSKAPNGLSSYPHPRLMPDFWEFPTVSMGLGPLGAIYQARMNRYMEARGIADTSKSHVWAYLGDGEMDEPESLGQLSIAAREGLDNLTFVVNCNLQRLDGPVRGNGKIIQELESQFRGAGWNVIKLVWDRSWDPLLAQDRTGILVNKLNTTPDGQFQTYATETGAYIREHFFGDDPRLRDMVKDMTDQQILHLGRGGHDHRKVYAAYAAAKAHKGQPTVILAQTVKGWTLGPNFEGRNATHQMKKLTVEDLKRFRDRLHIPITDKQLDEGYPPYYHPGRDSEEIQYMHDRRQGLGGYVPTRVVRAKPLPQPADKTYAAAKKGSGSQSIATTMAFVRILKDLMRDKEIGKRFVLIAPDEYRTFGMDAFFPSAKIYNPLGQQYEAVDRDLLLAYKESPTGQMLHDGISEAGCTASLIAAGSAYATHGEPLIPVYVFYSMFGFQRTGDQFWQMADQLSRGFVLGATAGRTTLTGEGLQHADGHSQLLASTNPGCVAYDPAFGFEIAHIMQDGLRRMYGEANEDVFYYLTVYNEPIQHPAEPENVDVEGILKGIHRFSTGEKGEIPAQIMASGVAVPWALEAQRILADEWNVKADVWSATSWNELRRDAVDVERHNLLHPEEEQRVPYVTKKLEGAQGPFVAVSDWMRSVPDQIARWVPGAYQSLGADGFGFADTRGAARRFFHIDAQSIVLAVLTELAKEGKVDRSALKTALDRYDLLDVAAADPGAAGGDA
- a CDS encoding peroxiredoxin, whose translation is MAIEVGSQAPDFQLKDNHGRTVRLSEFRGEKNVVLVFYPFAFTGVCTGELCALRDELPRFENEGTQLLAVSNDSIHTLRVFAEQEGLEYPLLSDFWPHGETSRAYGVFDEDKGCAVRGTFVIDKAGVVRWSVVNGLPDARDLNDYVKALEAL